In Aegilops tauschii subsp. strangulata cultivar AL8/78 chromosome 3, Aet v6.0, whole genome shotgun sequence, one genomic interval encodes:
- the LOC109731922 gene encoding cytochrome P450 98A1 — MDTATLLPVALALLAIPVTALVLNRLRFGRLPPGPRPWPVLGNLFQIQPVRCRCFAEWAARYGPIITVWFGSTPMVVVSTPELAQEVLRTHDQHLADRSRNRSSERFSRGGMDLIWADYGPHYIKVRKLCNLELFTPRRLEALRPVREDEVTAMVESVHRAGKEGKPVAVREFLAMVGFNNITRLAFGKRFLTAAGELDEQGREFKEIVNNGIKIGASLSIAEHIRWLRWLTPVDEVAYQAHGDRRDRLTVKIMEEHARALQRSGASKQHFVDALFTLRDKYDLSDDTVIGLLWDMITAGTDTTVITVEWAVAELVRNPVVQQKVQEELDRVVGCDRVLSETDFPNLPYLQAVVKESLRLHPATPLMLPHRASAAVNVAGYNIPKGASVTVNVWAIARDPKAWDSPLEFRPERFLHDNIDIKGCDYRVLPFGAGRRVCPGAQLGINLVASMIGHLLHHFTWALPDGTRTEDLDMMESPGLITFMRTPLQVVATPRLEKEELYKRVAAEM, encoded by the exons ATGGACACGGCCACCTTGCTCCCGGTGGCGCTGGCCCTCCTGGCCATCCCCGTCACGGCGCTCGTCCTCAACCGGCTCCGCTTCGGCAGGCTGCCGCCGGGGCCGCGCCCGTGGCCGGTGCTGGGCAACCTCTTCCAAATCCAGCCCGTGCGCTGCCGGTGCTTCGCCGAGTGGGCGGCCCGGTACGGGCCCATCATCACGGTCTGGTTCGGCTCGACGCCGATGGTGGTGGTGTCCACGCCGGAGCTGGCGCAGGAGGTGCTCAGGACCCACGACCAGCACCTGGCCGACCGCTCGCGGAACCGCTCCTCGGAGCGCTTCAGCCGCGGCGGCATGGACCTCATCTGGGCCGACTACGGCCCGCACTACATCAAGGTGCGCAAGCTCTGCAACCTCGAGCTCTTCACGCCGCGCCGCCTCGAGGCGCTCCGCCCCGTCCGCGAGGACGAGGTCACCGCCATGGTCGAGTCCGTGCACCGGGCCGGCAAGGAAGGGAAGCCGGTGGCCGTGCGGGAGTTCCTCGCCATGGTGGGCTTCAACAACATCACGCGCCTCGCCTTCGGGAAGCGGTTCCTGACCGCGGCGGGCGAGCTGGACGAGCAGGGACGCGAGTTCAAGGAGATCGTCAACAACGGGATCAAGATCGGCGCGTCGCTGTCCATCGCCGAGCACATCCGGTGGCTCCGCTGGCTGACGCCCGTCGACGAGGTGGCCTATCAGGCCCACGGCGACCGGCGCGACCGGCTCACTGTCAAGATCATGGAGGAGCACGCCAGGGCCCTCCAGCGGAGCGGCGCCAGCAAGCAGCATTTCGTCGACGCGCTCTTCACGCTCCGGGACAAGTACGACCTCAGTGACGACACCGTCATTGGCCTCCTCTGG GACATGATCACCGCCGGCACAGACACGACGGTGATAACCGTGGAGTGGGCGGTAGCGGAGCTGGTGAGGAACCCGGTGGTGCAGCAGAAGGTGCAGGAGGAGCTCGACCGGGTGGTCGGCTGCGACCGGGTGCTGTCGGAGACGGACTTCCCAAACCTGCCCTACCTGCAGGCCGTCGTGAAGGAGTCGCTCCGGCTGCACCCGGCGACGCCGCTGATGCTCCCGCACAGGGCCAGCGCCGCCGTGAATGTCGCCGGCTACAACATCCCCAAGGGAGCCAGCGTCACGGTGAACGTGTGGGCGATCGCGCGCGACCCCAAGGCGTGGGACAGCCCGCTCGAGTTCCGGCCCGAGCGCTTCCTCCACGACAACATCGACATCAAGGGCTGCGACTACCGCGTGCTGCCGTTCGGCGCCGGCCGCCGGGTGTGCCCCGGCGCGCAGCTCGGGATCAACCTCGTGGCGTCCATGATCGGCCACCTCCTGCACCACTTCACCTGGGCGCTGCCGGACGGGACCCGGACGGAGGACCTCGACATGATGGAGTCCCCCGGGCTCATCACCTTCATGCGCACGCCGCTGCAGGTCGTCGCCACGCCGCGCCTCGAAAAGGAAGAGCTGTACAAGCGGGTGGCCGCCGAGATGTGA
- the LOC109731923 gene encoding uncharacterized protein: protein MSSLAAAAAAAVAAASTWVKSLSRIIPSSTPAVKPPKRNPKTTTDAGSIPDQKLPKPLGAHPAGEAESDAGHKLGKPLGGVLKALIRERDPDKLVSKFVEASSASSRFRDGRRAYDVAVSRLTSLGRKDGIEAIIEAQKPFLETSSEGFATRLIRLYGSASMPSHAAATFHLLPARHKSTRTFNAVLAAYAEAGDVAALTAAFQEIPAAHPSIVPDLYSYNALIRTLCQKSNLSAALYAVHLMKKHGVSPDIITFNSLLDGFHNSGRNDEAEKVWQMIKERNLEPDAKCYNAKLRGLVAQGRIDDAASVLERLEKDGPKPNIVSYNELIRGYCKAGRFQEAKKVYDNLMKNECVPNKGTYEILVPHLLQAGELDCALSYCYDIFASKKCCGVEWGVLQDVVNALVDASRVVEATKLVELDWQKYYHRKGLRMPPSAGTDEEESISGEKE from the coding sequence ATGTCCTCCctcgcggccgccgccgccgccgccgtcgccgccgcctccacctGGGTAAAAAGCCTCTCCCGCATCatcccctcctccacgccagccgtAAAACCACCCAAGCGCAATCCCAAGACCACCACCGATGCTGGCTCCATCCCGGATCAGAAGCTCCCGAAGCCCCTCGGCGCACATCCCGCCGGCGAAGCCGAGTCCGACGCGGGCCACAAGCTAGGGAAGCCCCTTGGCGGTGTCCTCAAGGCCCTCATCAGGGAGCGGGACCCTGATAAGCTGGTCTCCAAGTTCGTCGAAGCCTCGTCCGCATCGTCCCGCTTCCGCGACGGGCGCCGCGCGTACGATGTAGCGGTGAGCCGCCTCACTTCCTTGGGCCGCAAAGACGGCATCGAGGCCATCATCGAGGCGCAGAAGCCCTTCCTCGAGACCTCGAGCGAGGGATTTGCCACGCGCCTCATCCGCCTCTACGGCAGTGCCTCCATGCCATCCCACGCGGCCGCAACCTTCCATCTACTCCCCGCGCGGCATAAGTCCACGAGGACATTCAACGCCGTCCTTGCCGCGTACGCCGAGGCCGGAGATGTTGCCGCGCTCACTGCTGCATTCCAGGAGATCCCAGCCGCCCACCCCTCCATTGTGCCCGACCTATACTCTTACAACGCGCTCATCCGCACATTGTGCCAGAAGTCCAACCTCTCAGCCGCTCTTTATGCTGTCCATCTCATGAAGAAGCACGGTGTTTCACCTGACATTATTACTTTCAACTCGCTCTTGGATGGTTTTCACAACAGTGGCCGTAATGATGAAGCCGAGAAAGTATGGCAAATGATTAAGGAGAGGAATTTGGAGCCAGACGCAAAATGCTACAATGCAAAGCTGCGTGGTTTGGTTGCACAAGGGAGGATTGATGATGCAGCTTCTGTGCTTGAGAGGTTGGAGAAGGACGGGCCAAAACCCAATATAGTATCCTACAATGAGTTGATTCGAGGATATTGCAAAGCAGGGAGgttccaggaggccaagaaggtGTATGATAATTTGATGAAGAATGAGTGTGTCCCAAATAAGGGGACATATGAGATTCTCGTGCCACACCTTCTGCAGGCTGGAGAGCTGGATTGTGCACTGAGTTACTGTTATGATATCTTTGCTAGTAAAAAGTGCTGTGGAGTCGAGTGGGGTGTGCTGCAGGATGTAGTGAATGCATTGGTAGATGCATCGAGGGTGGTGGAGGCCACCAAGCTTGTTGAGCTTGACTGGCAGAAGTACTACCATCGGAAGGGTTTGAGGATGCCGCCTAGTGCTGGAACTGATGAGGAAGAATCAATATCAGGAGAAAAGGAGTGA